From a single Cyclobacterium marinum DSM 745 genomic region:
- a CDS encoding ABC-F family ATP-binding cassette domain-containing protein: protein MNYLSVDTLSKSFGERVLFSEISFGIAQGQKTALVGINGAGKSTLMKIIMGEEIADAGQVVINQEIKMAYVHQNPVFAGEKSIYQTIFDDPDNEIIQVIHEYQALMLKAEGGEDNSEALQPIFEKMDRLQAWDFEYQINEVLGKLGLHDTGLQVSALSGGQRKRVAIARAILHFPDLLLLDEPTNHLDLETIEWLEEYLSKSNLSLLMVTHDRYFLDKVTNNILELENGELYRYAGNYSYFLEKKAERKANQATEQEKAKSLYKKELDWIRRQPKARGTKAKYRVEAFNDTKEKAFKKQEERDISLEVTAQRLGKKIVEIEKIHKSYGDLKLIEDFSYTFKKGDKVGIVGPNGAGKTTFLNMLIGKNDPDKGSVTIGQTTAFGYYKQEEDSFDETLRLIDIVKEVAEVVTVAGGATITVSQFLTQFGFPPKQQHTHIAKLSGGERRRLQLLLILVKSPNFLILDEPTNDLDIVTLNTLEEFLDVFPGCLVIVSHDRYFMDRLVDHLFVFEGNGQISDFPGNYTDLREKQKAAKAEAPKQGAEKKPVAAKTSEKESTKATFKEKKEFEEISATLEQLTAKKDTYIQKINQGTENHEELMEWSIEIEGLDEKIEALEMRWLELSELDGIS from the coding sequence ATGAATTACCTTTCAGTTGATACACTTAGCAAGTCCTTTGGAGAAAGAGTCTTGTTCTCAGAAATTTCCTTCGGAATCGCCCAAGGACAAAAAACCGCTTTAGTTGGAATAAATGGAGCAGGAAAATCCACCTTGATGAAAATCATTATGGGGGAGGAAATTGCGGATGCAGGACAAGTGGTCATCAACCAGGAAATCAAAATGGCCTATGTACATCAAAACCCGGTTTTTGCCGGAGAGAAAAGCATTTATCAAACCATATTTGATGACCCTGACAATGAAATCATTCAAGTAATTCATGAGTACCAGGCCCTGATGCTTAAAGCAGAAGGAGGAGAAGATAACAGTGAAGCTCTCCAACCAATCTTCGAAAAGATGGATCGGTTGCAAGCCTGGGATTTTGAATACCAGATCAATGAAGTCTTAGGAAAACTTGGGCTTCATGATACGGGGCTTCAAGTGTCTGCACTCAGTGGAGGGCAGCGAAAAAGAGTAGCCATAGCCAGAGCTATTCTTCACTTCCCGGACTTATTGCTTCTCGATGAACCCACCAACCACCTGGATTTGGAAACTATCGAATGGCTGGAAGAATACCTTTCCAAGTCTAACCTCTCACTTTTAATGGTGACGCACGATAGGTATTTTTTGGATAAGGTGACCAATAATATCCTAGAACTAGAAAATGGTGAATTGTATCGGTATGCAGGAAATTACAGTTATTTTTTAGAGAAAAAGGCAGAAAGAAAAGCCAATCAGGCCACAGAACAGGAAAAAGCCAAAAGTCTTTATAAAAAGGAACTTGATTGGATAAGAAGACAACCCAAAGCAAGAGGAACCAAAGCCAAATATAGGGTGGAAGCCTTCAATGATACCAAGGAGAAAGCTTTCAAAAAACAAGAGGAAAGAGACATCAGTCTGGAGGTAACTGCTCAAAGACTTGGAAAGAAAATAGTGGAGATAGAGAAAATCCATAAATCGTATGGTGACCTAAAGCTGATCGAAGATTTTAGTTACACTTTTAAAAAGGGAGACAAGGTAGGGATAGTAGGCCCAAATGGAGCAGGGAAAACCACTTTTTTGAATATGCTCATTGGGAAAAATGATCCTGATAAGGGCTCCGTAACCATCGGGCAAACCACCGCCTTTGGTTATTACAAGCAAGAGGAGGATAGCTTTGATGAAACCTTAAGGTTGATTGATATTGTAAAGGAAGTGGCAGAAGTAGTTACGGTAGCCGGAGGGGCAACTATCACCGTTAGCCAATTCTTGACTCAATTTGGTTTTCCACCCAAGCAACAACATACACACATTGCCAAGCTGAGTGGGGGAGAGAGAAGAAGGCTTCAATTGCTATTGATTTTAGTAAAGAGCCCCAATTTCCTTATTCTGGATGAGCCAACCAATGATTTAGATATTGTAACCCTCAATACTCTTGAGGAGTTTTTGGATGTATTTCCGGGATGTTTGGTAATTGTTTCCCATGATAGGTATTTCATGGATCGGCTAGTTGACCACCTCTTTGTTTTTGAAGGGAATGGGCAGATCAGTGATTTTCCGGGAAATTATACAGACCTAAGGGAAAAACAAAAGGCGGCTAAAGCTGAGGCACCTAAGCAGGGGGCAGAAAAAAAGCCTGTTGCAGCGAAAACATCAGAAAAGGAAAGCACCAAAGCTACTTTTAAAGAAAAGAAGGAGTTTGAGGAAATTTCGGCAACGCTAGAGCAATTGACGGCAAAAAAAGACACTTATATTCAAAAGATCAATCAAGGGACTGAGAATCACGAGGAACTTATGGAATGGTCAATTGAAATAGAAGGCTTGGACGAAAAAATAGAAGCTTTGGAGATGAGATGGCTGGAACTTAGTGAACTTGACGGAATTTCCTGA
- a CDS encoding acetyltransferase, with translation MEKPIIIFGAKGIAHPALEIFNSHDAVVYGFLDDDASLHQKEINNVAILGKLEDDGFLKLIGKKCEAFVAVDDPKYRESLVKLLNERRKVQPVNALHRLAYISTDAGIGHGNFINAKVTIGAGAEIGNHCILHTNATIEHQAKIGDFVQVGAGAVINSGVTIENGVFIGSGVTIVSGVKIGKNARIGAGSVVIADIEAKQTVFGNPAQVIDK, from the coding sequence ATGGAAAAACCAATCATTATCTTCGGTGCCAAGGGAATTGCACATCCTGCATTAGAAATTTTCAATAGTCATGATGCTGTAGTCTATGGTTTTTTGGATGATGATGCGAGCCTTCACCAAAAAGAAATTAACAATGTTGCCATTCTTGGAAAGCTGGAAGACGACGGCTTTCTTAAACTTATCGGAAAAAAATGTGAAGCATTTGTTGCTGTAGATGATCCTAAGTACAGAGAAAGTTTGGTAAAACTACTCAATGAAAGAAGGAAAGTGCAGCCTGTAAATGCGCTTCACAGGTTGGCTTATATTTCTACTGATGCAGGCATTGGTCATGGTAATTTTATCAATGCTAAAGTAACAATAGGTGCAGGGGCAGAAATTGGGAACCACTGTATTTTACATACCAATGCAACCATAGAGCATCAAGCCAAAATAGGTGATTTTGTACAAGTAGGTGCAGGAGCTGTGATTAACTCCGGTGTGACCATAGAAAATGGAGTATTTATAGGCTCTGGTGTGACCATTGTCTCAGGAGTTAAAATAGGTAAGAATGCCAGAATAGGTGCAGGTTCCGTAGTCATAGCGGATATTGAAGCCAAACAAACTGTGTTTGGAAACCCGGCACAAGTGATAGATAAATAA
- the aroC gene encoding chorismate synthase — translation MRNTFGNIFTITTFGESHGRGLGVIIDGCPAGVKINEDFIRMELQRRKPGQSKITTQRKEEDNFEILSGVFEGLSTGTPIAMVIYNTDQKSKDYSHIADKFRPSHADYTYHEKFGVRDYRGGGRSSARETAARVAAGAVAKLLLASYGVAINAYVSQAGAVKLEKPYQELDFNLTESNIVRCPDADTADKMIELIDQVRKERDTIGGVVSCVAKGVPVGLGEPVFDRLHAVLGHAMLSINAVKGFEFGSGFEGVTMKGSQHNDAFYTEGDKVRTRTNHSGGIQGGISNGEDIYFKVAFKPVATIMQDQESVNAQGEKTTVSGKGRHDPCVVPRAVPIVEAMCALVLADHLLLNRSSKI, via the coding sequence ATGCGTAATACATTTGGAAATATATTCACCATTACCACCTTCGGAGAATCTCATGGTAGAGGTCTCGGCGTAATTATAGATGGCTGTCCGGCAGGCGTTAAGATAAACGAGGATTTTATCAGAATGGAATTGCAGCGGAGGAAACCCGGTCAATCTAAAATAACTACCCAAAGAAAAGAGGAGGACAATTTTGAGATCCTCTCCGGAGTATTTGAGGGCCTGAGCACGGGTACACCCATTGCTATGGTTATCTACAATACTGACCAGAAAAGTAAAGACTATTCACATATTGCCGATAAATTCAGGCCTTCTCATGCTGACTATACTTACCACGAGAAATTTGGCGTTAGGGATTATAGAGGAGGAGGAAGAAGTAGTGCCAGAGAAACAGCCGCTAGGGTGGCTGCAGGAGCTGTTGCCAAACTTTTGCTGGCAAGCTATGGCGTAGCAATCAATGCTTATGTAAGCCAAGCAGGAGCTGTTAAATTAGAAAAACCCTACCAGGAATTAGACTTTAATCTAACTGAATCAAATATAGTAAGGTGTCCTGATGCAGACACTGCAGATAAAATGATTGAGCTGATCGATCAAGTCAGAAAAGAAAGAGACACCATTGGAGGAGTTGTCAGCTGTGTCGCAAAAGGCGTACCTGTTGGATTAGGAGAACCAGTGTTTGATAGGTTACATGCGGTTTTAGGCCATGCCATGCTAAGCATCAATGCTGTAAAAGGTTTTGAGTTTGGAAGCGGTTTCGAAGGAGTTACCATGAAAGGCTCCCAGCACAATGATGCATTTTATACGGAAGGGGATAAGGTAAGAACAAGGACCAACCACTCGGGAGGCATCCAAGGAGGAATTTCCAATGGTGAAGACATCTATTTTAAAGTAGCGTTTAAACCGGTGGCCACCATTATGCAGGATCAGGAGAGTGTCAATGCGCAGGGTGAAAAAACCACCGTATCAGGCAAAGGGCGTCATGACCCTTGCGTGGTTCCACGTGCTGTACCAATAGTAGAAGCCATGTGTGCCTTGGTTTTGGCAGACCACCTTTTATTGAATAGGTCAAGTAAAATTTAA
- a CDS encoding DUF2851 family protein, with protein sequence MFRFQEDFLQLIWKYQYFDKNTLETEGGSPILIHKIGFHNQHEGPDFKEAEISLGGIRHFGHIEIHLRTSDWKNHKHDADNAYNAVILHVVWQHDEDVKRKDGTVIPTLVLEGKVLLDVIRNYQRLQNSTKKLLCTDSLPELSSILKFSMLEKALVERLQSKSDQVLDLLKENGNDWEETAYQWLFFSFGFKTNSIPMLKLAQSLPYRLIKKNAGNIKQIEALIFGQAGLFTPSLDLDQTYEKGLQAEYGYLQNKYSLKRNLFPSEWKFMKVRPSNFPSLRLAQLSDLLNRSPHLFDLVLHELDSSQSIARIFDLTVSEYWKKHYHFGKPKTQATHGKLTQNILGLLVINYVVPLWYAYGRFADLSVWQEKCFNLLQEISAENNSIIQIYQAVGWPALNAYDSQGMLGLYHQYCSKRMCLHCKIGQNLLRPNLK encoded by the coding sequence ATGTTTCGTTTTCAAGAGGATTTTCTTCAGCTTATTTGGAAATACCAGTATTTTGATAAAAATACATTGGAAACTGAAGGAGGTAGCCCCATTCTTATTCACAAAATTGGTTTTCATAACCAACATGAAGGTCCTGATTTCAAAGAAGCAGAAATTTCCCTAGGAGGCATCCGCCATTTTGGTCATATAGAAATACACCTTCGCACTTCCGATTGGAAAAACCATAAGCATGACGCAGACAACGCCTATAATGCAGTAATTCTACATGTAGTTTGGCAACATGATGAGGATGTGAAAAGAAAGGATGGGACCGTGATACCCACCTTGGTTCTAGAAGGAAAAGTATTGCTGGATGTAATCAGGAATTACCAAAGACTACAAAATTCCACTAAAAAACTTCTATGTACAGATAGCCTCCCTGAGCTTTCTTCAATTTTAAAATTTTCCATGTTGGAAAAAGCCCTTGTCGAACGGCTCCAAAGCAAAAGTGACCAAGTATTGGATCTATTAAAAGAAAACGGAAACGATTGGGAGGAAACGGCCTATCAATGGCTATTTTTTTCTTTCGGTTTTAAAACCAACAGCATCCCCATGCTAAAATTGGCACAAAGCCTACCTTATAGGCTGATTAAAAAGAATGCAGGCAATATCAAACAAATAGAAGCGCTGATCTTCGGTCAGGCCGGCTTGTTCACTCCTTCCTTAGATTTAGACCAAACCTATGAAAAGGGCTTACAGGCAGAGTATGGTTATTTGCAAAACAAATATTCTCTTAAAAGAAATCTCTTCCCATCAGAATGGAAGTTTATGAAGGTGAGACCTAGCAATTTTCCATCCCTTAGATTGGCACAGCTTTCAGACTTGCTTAACCGAAGTCCCCATCTTTTCGACTTGGTACTTCATGAATTGGACAGCAGCCAATCCATTGCACGCATCTTTGACTTGACTGTTAGTGAATACTGGAAAAAGCATTATCACTTTGGTAAGCCAAAGACCCAAGCTACCCATGGAAAATTAACCCAAAACATCTTGGGACTTTTGGTTATCAATTATGTAGTGCCCCTTTGGTATGCCTACGGGAGATTTGCAGACCTCTCAGTCTGGCAAGAAAAATGCTTTAATCTACTCCAGGAAATTTCCGCAGAAAACAACAGCATAATTCAAATTTATCAAGCTGTGGGCTGGCCGGCCCTTAATGCCTATGACAGCCAAGGCATGCTTGGACTCTACCATCAGTATTGTTCCAAACGCATGTGTTTGCATTGTAAAATAGGCCAAAACCTACTTAGACCCAATTTAAAATGA
- a CDS encoding nucleoside phosphorylase yields MLSPIPESELIINPDGSIYHLRLKPGQVADTIITVGDPNRVAKVSSHFDRIDLQVSHREFVTHTGWYKNKRVSVISTGMGTDNVEIFMTELDALFNVDFNSRLPNSSQKKLNIVRIGTSGSMQSTLPEGSILASSKAVGLDTLMAFYSIPQTDIEQQIADEVQLRLGLPFKPYCVSGSEALLKKIGKDLPSGITVTCPGFFGPQGREVRLKPRIPEIFDLLGKHPFQNEAFTNFEMETAGYYAMGKMLGHEVLSMNAIVANRISGKFSADPSGVVDKLIVSVLEKL; encoded by the coding sequence ATGCTAAGTCCGATACCTGAGTCGGAACTTATCATCAATCCTGATGGAAGTATTTACCACCTCCGCCTCAAACCGGGGCAGGTGGCAGATACGATCATTACGGTAGGAGACCCAAACCGTGTGGCAAAGGTATCTTCTCACTTTGACCGCATCGATCTTCAAGTCAGTCACCGAGAATTTGTCACCCATACCGGCTGGTACAAAAATAAAAGAGTCAGCGTAATCAGTACCGGCATGGGAACTGACAATGTTGAAATCTTTATGACGGAGTTGGATGCCTTATTTAATGTGGATTTTAATTCTCGCCTACCCAATTCTAGCCAAAAAAAGCTAAATATTGTAAGAATTGGTACATCCGGAAGCATGCAAAGCACCTTACCGGAAGGGAGTATTCTTGCCAGCTCAAAAGCCGTAGGCTTAGATACCTTAATGGCTTTTTATTCCATCCCTCAAACCGATATCGAGCAGCAAATCGCCGATGAAGTTCAATTGCGGCTGGGATTACCATTTAAGCCTTATTGCGTTAGTGGATCTGAAGCGCTTCTAAAGAAAATAGGTAAAGACCTTCCTTCAGGTATCACTGTTACTTGCCCGGGATTCTTTGGCCCTCAGGGCAGAGAAGTAAGATTAAAGCCTCGAATACCTGAAATCTTCGATTTATTAGGGAAGCATCCATTTCAAAATGAAGCCTTTACCAATTTTGAAATGGAAACTGCAGGTTATTATGCCATGGGTAAAATGCTGGGCCATGAAGTCCTTAGCATGAATGCCATTGTTGCCAATCGCATCTCCGGAAAATTCTCTGCAGATCCTAGTGGGGTCGTTGACAAGTTAATTGTTTCAGTCTTGGAAAAACTCTAG
- a CDS encoding BatD family protein produces MYSTKNHFLFVCLLGLFSLTAHAQDVKIELGENEVALNETFTIKVIVSGDKIRSYDQLPDIQGFQKQGISQSSSMNIINGQMSSTNSVIQYYKPLRKGQFTLPAFEIDVNGISASSPGTTITVVDARSNAQSNRALDPFDDLFGRNNTEQPEYVEVEDDAFFSLSVSKDEVYVGEGFSVSFAFYMSESNQAPFNFHEPGKQLERIINEIKPGNAWEENFNITSIQPERVEFGGKKWTKYKVYEANFYPFNAGTVDFPSVGWEMIKYKVAKNPSFFGSNRLQDFKTFYSQPKSIQVKELPPHPLKNEVSVGNYRLRENISDLEVKTGEGFTYDFIITGEGNISSIRPPKIKKGQKLNTFDPNEQVQINRGRGKVTGMKEFSYFMTLNEAEVVPLKDHFEWIYFNPELAKYDTLVPQAVVRVTGESRINQAISSSRLGGLYDLIEVEDNKLLNQGYKSYFSGLINILLVLALGLLAYLIVKKK; encoded by the coding sequence ATGTATTCAACGAAAAACCATTTTCTTTTTGTATGCCTGCTGGGTCTTTTTTCACTAACTGCTCATGCTCAGGATGTCAAAATCGAATTGGGCGAAAATGAAGTTGCTCTCAACGAAACCTTCACCATAAAAGTAATTGTATCGGGGGATAAAATTAGATCTTACGACCAATTGCCTGATATTCAAGGATTCCAAAAGCAAGGTATTTCCCAAAGTTCATCGATGAATATCATCAATGGTCAAATGAGTAGTACCAACAGTGTCATACAATATTATAAACCCCTCAGGAAAGGTCAGTTTACACTTCCTGCATTCGAAATAGATGTGAATGGAATCTCCGCCTCCTCTCCGGGCACCACCATTACAGTGGTAGATGCCCGATCAAATGCTCAGAGCAATCGGGCATTGGACCCTTTTGATGATCTTTTTGGAAGAAACAATACTGAACAGCCGGAATATGTGGAAGTAGAAGACGATGCTTTTTTCTCACTCTCAGTAAGTAAAGATGAAGTATATGTAGGGGAAGGTTTCAGTGTAAGTTTTGCTTTTTATATGTCTGAGAGCAATCAAGCACCTTTTAACTTTCATGAACCCGGTAAGCAATTGGAACGGATCATTAATGAGATAAAACCGGGAAATGCGTGGGAAGAGAACTTCAACATTACCAGCATACAACCTGAACGCGTGGAATTTGGAGGCAAGAAGTGGACCAAATACAAAGTTTATGAAGCCAATTTTTACCCTTTTAATGCGGGAACTGTGGATTTCCCCTCTGTAGGATGGGAAATGATAAAATACAAAGTTGCCAAGAACCCTAGTTTTTTTGGCAGCAATAGGTTGCAAGATTTTAAGACATTTTATTCCCAACCCAAATCCATCCAGGTCAAAGAACTTCCGCCACATCCACTTAAAAATGAAGTAAGTGTCGGTAATTATAGACTCAGGGAAAACATCAGCGATTTAGAGGTAAAAACCGGAGAAGGTTTTACCTACGATTTTATCATCACAGGAGAAGGGAATATAAGCTCCATTCGCCCCCCAAAAATAAAAAAAGGCCAAAAGTTGAATACTTTTGACCCCAATGAGCAAGTACAAATCAACAGGGGAAGAGGAAAAGTGACGGGAATGAAGGAATTTAGCTATTTCATGACATTAAATGAAGCAGAGGTAGTACCTTTGAAAGATCATTTTGAATGGATTTATTTTAACCCCGAATTGGCCAAATACGATACCCTTGTTCCACAAGCTGTAGTACGAGTTACCGGAGAGAGTCGAATTAACCAGGCCATTTCTTCCTCCAGGCTGGGAGGATTATATGACCTGATTGAAGTAGAAGACAATAAGCTTTTAAACCAAGGATATAAGTCTTATTTTTCCGGCCTAATTAATATTTTGCTAGTGCTGGCCTTGGGATTATTGGCCTATTTGATTGTAAAGAAAAAGTAA
- the pyrF gene encoding orotidine-5'-phosphate decarboxylase, protein MTSQEIFAQIQKKSSFLCVGLDPDIQRIPKHLLKEEDPVFTFNKVIIDHTIDQAVAYKPNLAFYEAMGPAGLETLAKTLEYLPKDTFTIADAKRGDIGNTSRLYAKAFFEQMNFDAITVAPYMGEDSVGPFLEFDGKWVILLALTSNQGSKDFQVIKNQSNQPLYASVLEKSKAWGTTENMMYVVGATRGESIAEVRKLVPDHFLLVPGVGAQGGSLEEVAKFGMNNQCGLLVNSSRGIIYASSGEDFGKAAKKEAILLQEAMAQQLNIYCK, encoded by the coding sequence ATGACATCTCAAGAAATTTTTGCCCAAATACAAAAAAAATCCTCCTTTTTATGTGTTGGCTTAGACCCGGACATACAACGAATCCCAAAACACTTACTAAAGGAAGAAGATCCTGTTTTCACCTTTAATAAGGTAATTATCGACCATACCATAGATCAAGCTGTGGCTTACAAGCCTAATTTAGCATTCTATGAGGCAATGGGTCCTGCAGGTTTAGAAACGTTAGCCAAAACATTGGAATACCTTCCTAAAGATACGTTTACCATAGCTGACGCAAAAAGAGGAGATATTGGAAATACCTCCCGCCTGTATGCCAAGGCATTTTTTGAACAAATGAATTTTGATGCCATCACAGTAGCTCCCTATATGGGAGAAGACAGTGTGGGACCTTTTTTAGAGTTTGATGGGAAATGGGTAATCCTTCTAGCCCTGACTTCAAACCAAGGCAGCAAAGACTTTCAAGTCATAAAAAACCAATCCAACCAACCCCTATATGCTTCTGTTTTAGAAAAAAGCAAAGCTTGGGGAACCACTGAAAACATGATGTATGTGGTAGGCGCCACTAGGGGTGAGTCTATTGCTGAAGTAAGGAAGTTGGTTCCTGATCATTTTCTCCTTGTTCCGGGAGTCGGTGCCCAAGGAGGTAGTTTGGAAGAAGTAGCCAAGTTTGGAATGAACAATCAATGTGGCCTATTGGTAAATTCATCAAGAGGAATTATTTATGCCTCCTCGGGCGAAGATTTTGGTAAAGCTGCCAAAAAAGAAGCGATCCTCCTCCAAGAGGCTATGGCACAGCAACTGAACATTTACTGTAAGTAA
- a CDS encoding 6-bladed beta-propeller, whose product MKIILGFLILSLLTFSCKEKNEPQNKQEKITKSPIEVNVINQNTVKRNILNQVRSFEFLALKGIPVDKSILKVNKAIEYNGKLLLLDKMRSNLHLFTLDGDFIKIIGVKGDGPEEFKSIKDFSVHKNRNEIIIIDHESMLIYDLNGNFKNKVYLGSNLSPNSLSILDDDHIAFNVRVDSNEYYKILITDIHGNVKGKAAKFPEAGKYLNFEFTGGMNGDGLDTYYNAPTSSLVYKIIPPADLLPLYQLNFGTNTWPENKKYYHQEFDKEIMNLNTSYLNHSYKITTGWFIFSYTDKNRNLYGYYNINNQQVYTSNNINNSQRLIRFLLPVPIGLDSKNRFINSIEFETFLSFKRNGNGEFMKDLKNFNLDLFHELDKMNYDNSIILTFYQLK is encoded by the coding sequence ATGAAAATCATCCTTGGTTTTTTAATACTTAGTTTGCTTACTTTTTCCTGTAAAGAGAAAAACGAACCTCAAAATAAACAGGAAAAAATCACAAAATCCCCTATTGAAGTTAATGTTATAAATCAAAATACTGTTAAAAGAAATATTCTTAATCAAGTAAGGAGTTTTGAATTTTTAGCTTTAAAAGGCATCCCTGTAGATAAATCAATTCTTAAAGTAAATAAGGCTATAGAATATAATGGAAAGCTCCTACTGCTTGATAAAATGCGCTCTAATTTGCATTTATTTACCTTAGATGGTGATTTTATAAAAATAATTGGTGTAAAAGGTGATGGACCAGAAGAATTTAAGTCAATTAAAGATTTTTCTGTACATAAAAACAGAAATGAAATCATAATTATCGACCATGAAAGCATGCTTATCTATGATTTAAATGGAAATTTCAAAAACAAAGTTTATTTAGGAAGTAACCTATCCCCTAACTCATTATCTATATTAGACGATGATCATATCGCATTTAATGTGAGGGTGGATAGTAATGAATATTATAAGATATTAATAACTGACATACATGGGAATGTCAAAGGAAAAGCAGCGAAATTTCCTGAGGCAGGGAAATATTTGAATTTCGAATTCACTGGGGGGATGAATGGAGATGGATTGGACACCTATTATAATGCGCCAACATCGTCTTTAGTTTATAAAATAATTCCACCTGCAGATCTTTTACCTCTTTACCAATTAAATTTTGGAACAAATACATGGCCTGAAAATAAAAAATATTATCACCAAGAGTTTGATAAAGAAATAATGAATCTCAATACATCCTATTTAAATCATAGTTATAAGATTACGACTGGCTGGTTTATATTTAGTTACACAGATAAAAACAGGAATTTATACGGCTACTATAACATAAATAATCAACAGGTTTATACGTCAAATAACATCAATAATTCTCAACGTTTAATTCGTTTTCTACTACCAGTTCCAATAGGGCTGGACAGCAAAAATAGATTCATAAATTCAATTGAATTTGAAACGTTTTTATCCTTTAAAAGGAATGGTAATGGAGAATTTATGAAGGATTTAAAAAATTTTAATCTTGACTTATTCCATGAATTGGATAAAATGAACTACGATAACTCAATAATTTTAACATTTTATCAACTAAAATAA
- the trhO gene encoding oxygen-dependent tRNA uridine(34) hydroxylase TrhO, translated as MDYNILLYYCYAQIEDLEAYREEHHLFCVENNIRGRIIISSEGLNGTVSGLKEDCEKYMAYVKADPRFADTEFKIDEHNEHAFAKINVRAKEEIVHSGLRHLNPREKTGKHLEPAAFKALKDQEDVVILDVRSNYEHELGHFKNAVRLDIDNFRDFPEKVKELEHLKNKKVLTYCTGGIKCEKASAFLLEQGFEDVYQLHGGIIKYGMEAGGEDFEGKCYVFDNRLAVDVNKVNPKTVSQCFVCGTLSDRMVNCANPECNVHVPICESCGWEMEGACSESCKTSPQKRPYNGTGYYQKNTNGYNPYKGLYQKPNANKIKTTLHAKSDT; from the coding sequence ATGGATTACAACATTTTATTGTATTACTGCTATGCCCAAATCGAGGATTTGGAAGCATACCGTGAAGAACACCACTTATTTTGTGTTGAAAACAATATAAGGGGACGCATTATCATTTCTTCTGAAGGTCTAAATGGAACAGTTTCAGGTTTGAAGGAAGACTGTGAAAAGTACATGGCCTATGTAAAAGCCGACCCTCGATTTGCCGACACGGAATTCAAAATTGATGAGCACAACGAACATGCTTTTGCAAAAATCAATGTTCGCGCCAAGGAAGAAATAGTTCACTCAGGCCTACGACACCTTAACCCCAGAGAAAAGACAGGAAAGCACCTAGAACCTGCAGCTTTTAAGGCCTTAAAAGACCAAGAAGATGTAGTTATTTTAGATGTTCGATCAAATTACGAGCATGAGTTAGGTCATTTTAAGAATGCTGTACGACTGGACATTGACAATTTTCGGGATTTTCCCGAAAAAGTAAAAGAACTGGAACACCTCAAAAACAAAAAAGTACTTACCTACTGTACCGGGGGAATCAAATGTGAGAAGGCATCAGCTTTCTTGTTAGAGCAAGGTTTTGAAGATGTATATCAGCTTCACGGGGGAATTATCAAATATGGAATGGAAGCCGGCGGAGAAGACTTCGAAGGTAAATGCTATGTATTTGACAATAGGCTGGCTGTGGATGTAAATAAGGTAAACCCCAAAACAGTTTCACAGTGTTTTGTTTGCGGCACCTTGTCTGACAGGATGGTCAACTGTGCAAACCCTGAGTGCAATGTTCATGTTCCCATTTGTGAGTCTTGTGGTTGGGAAATGGAAGGTGCTTGCTCAGAAAGCTGCAAGACTTCCCCACAGAAAAGACCTTATAATGGTACCGGTTACTACCAAAAAAACACCAATGGCTATAATCCATACAAGGGGTTGTACCAAAAGCCAAATGCAAATAAAATAAAAACCACCCTCCATGCTAAGTCCGATACCTGA